One Thermococcus kodakarensis KOD1 genomic window carries:
- the priS gene encoding DNA primase catalytic subunit PriS — translation MSKLLREVTPEERRLYYSGEWDAKKLPEFIVESIERREFGFDHTGEGPSDRKNAFSDVRDLEDYIRATAPYAAYSSVAFYRNPQEMEGWLGAELVFDIDAKDLPLRRCQNEHPSGQVCPICLEDAKELARDTLIILKEDFGFENIHVVYSGRGYHIRVIDEWALKLDSKARERILSYVSAAEEVTFDDIQKRYIMLSSGYFRVFRLRFGYFIQRINENHLKNIGLKRSTAEKLLDEKTRQDIVEKFVNKGLLAAFPEGVGYRTLLRLFGLSTTFSKAYFDGRVTVDLKRILRLPSTLHSKVGLVATYIGSDEKRLEKFDPFKDAVPEFRKEEVQKAYQEWKELHEG, via the coding sequence GTGAGTAAGCTGTTGAGGGAAGTAACGCCCGAAGAAAGGAGGCTCTACTACTCAGGGGAATGGGACGCCAAGAAGCTGCCAGAGTTCATAGTGGAGAGCATTGAACGGAGAGAATTCGGCTTTGACCACACGGGTGAGGGTCCAAGTGACAGAAAGAACGCATTCTCAGACGTCAGAGACCTCGAGGATTACATAAGGGCGACCGCTCCATATGCCGCGTATTCCAGCGTTGCCTTTTACAGGAATCCACAGGAAATGGAAGGCTGGCTCGGCGCTGAACTCGTCTTTGACATAGATGCCAAAGACCTTCCGCTCAGACGCTGCCAGAACGAGCATCCCTCCGGCCAGGTGTGCCCAATCTGCCTCGAAGATGCAAAGGAGCTCGCCAGAGATACACTGATCATTCTAAAGGAGGACTTCGGGTTTGAGAATATCCACGTGGTATACTCCGGCAGGGGATACCACATCAGGGTGATCGATGAGTGGGCGCTCAAGCTCGACTCCAAAGCCCGCGAGAGGATACTCTCCTACGTCAGCGCGGCAGAGGAGGTAACTTTTGACGACATCCAGAAGAGGTACATAATGCTGTCAAGCGGCTATTTCAGGGTTTTCAGGCTGAGGTTCGGGTACTTTATCCAGAGAATAAACGAAAACCACCTCAAAAACATTGGGCTTAAGAGATCAACGGCCGAAAAGCTCCTTGATGAAAAGACCAGACAGGATATCGTTGAAAAGTTCGTCAACAAAGGCTTGCTTGCCGCATTTCCAGAGGGCGTTGGATACAGGACGTTGCTGAGACTGTTCGGGCTCTCAACGACGTTTTCAAAGGCTTATTTCGATGGTAGGGTCACAGTTGACCTGAAGAGAATACTCCGCCTTCCCTCAACTCTCCACTCCAAAGTTGGGCTGGTCGCGACTTACATCGGAAGCGATGAAAAGAGACTTGAAAAGTTCGACCCCTTTAAGGATGCAGTGCCAGAGTTCAGAAAAGAGGAAGTGCAAAAAGCTTATCAAGAATGGAAGGAGCTACATGAGGGATGA